The Lytechinus pictus isolate F3 Inbred chromosome 8, Lp3.0, whole genome shotgun sequence nucleotide sequence TGGTTTTTCGAggccttcttcatcttcttggaGCAATACTGCTCCTACTCCAACATCACAAGCATCAATAGCTACTTTGAACGGCTTTGTGAAGTTTGGAGCTGCCAAAACAGGCTCATTCACCAAAATGGCCTTTAATTTCTCAAATGATCTCTGACATTCGTCAGACCAAACATACTTCACTTTTTGCTTCAGCAGGTTTGTCAGAGGGCTAACCACTGTACTGTAATTGGGAACAAATGTCCTGTAGAAGCCACTCATACCTAAGAATCTGAGCAATTCTTTCTTAGTTGGGGGAATGGGGAAGTCTAAGATAGCTTGTATCTTGGCTTCTCTTGGTAGCACTTGCCCTTGACCAACCACATGACCAAGATATGTGACCTTTGCCTTGGCAAATTCACTCTTCATCAGATTCACTACTAGATTGGCTTTATCCAGCCTGTCAAACAGTGCTCTCAAATGATCCAGATGATCATTCCAAGTATCACCGTACACTAGGATGTCGTCTATGTATACGACACAATTGTCAAGTCCGGTAATCACTTGATTTGTTAACCTTTGGAAGGTTGCTGGTGCAATTTTCATTCCAAAAGGCATGACTTTGCACTGAAATAAGACTTCATGTGTAACAAGGGCTGATATCTCTTTGGCTCGGTCAGTCAGTGGCACTTGCTAATATCCTTTTAAGCAAGTCTATCTTTGTGATAAAGGCAGAATTTCCAACCCTATCAATACAATCTTCTAACCTAGGAATGTGATACGAGTCAGTCTTAGTAACTGCATTTACCTTCCGGTAATCAATGCAAAATCTCTGAGAGCCATCTGGCTTTGGAACCATTACAATAGGAAAACTCCAACTACTCTGACTCGGTTCGATTATGTCATTATCTAACATAAACTCGATTTTCTCATTCACCATTTCATACTTGCTTCGATTGAGCTTATAAGGATTATAGTCTTACATCACCTACGTCTACATCATGTACAGATAAAGGTGTACGACCTGGTTTGTCTTTacacatatttttatattctctTAACAGGCCAGATATATCATTTCTCTGATCTTCAGGCAGGTGTTTTAATGCCTCAACCATATTTCCTAACATATCTGAGTTAGACAACTTTACACCACATGGTTCGTTCTTAGATACATCTGTATAAGACAATTCATTATCTGTCTTCCCATAGCATTCTTCTTCATGATCATTtacatgtttttcttcttctttaaccTGTGTTATACCTATTGACTGACTAGCCTCTCGCTCAAAGTATTCTTTCAACATGTTTACATGACAAACTCTTTGAGACTTTCTTCGATCAGGGGTACTGATCACATAGTTGACATCGTTCAATTTCTTTTTGACTATGTAGGGACCACTAAACCTAGCTTCCCCTTGTAAAGGCAACAACACTAACACTTTGTCTCCAGGCTTAAAACTTCgctcttttgcatttttgtcaGCTTGAGCTTTCATTTTTCCCTGCGACATTTTCAAGTGTTCCTTAGCCACATCACAAGCTTTTGAGAGCCTTTCTCTAAACTTTGACACATAGTCTAGAAGGTTTACATCCTCATCCTGAACCATAAACCTCTCTTTGATAAGCTTTAGGGGACCCCTAACCTCATGACCATATACCAATTCGAATGGACTGAAACCTGTGGACTCATTAGGGAAATCCCTAGTTGCAAACAGTAGGAATGAGATCCCTTTATCCCTGTCATCGGGATAGTCTTCACAATAAGCCCTAATCATGGTCTTCAAAGTCTGATGATAGCGTTCTAACGCTCCTTGGGACTGTGGGTGATAAGCAGAGGACTTGATCTGCTTTATTCCCAACTCCTTCATAACTTGCTAAAATATTCCTGACATGAAATTTGACCCTTGATCAGACTGAATTTCCTTAGGCAGGCCATACCGAGTTAAAAACTGCACCAACGCCTGTACCACTGTTTTTGCAGTGATACTCCTCAAGGGTATCGCTTCTGGAAAACGTGTAGACAAGTCCATAATCGTCAGGAGAAATCTGTGACCCGACCTCGTTCTGGGTAAGGGTCCAACACAATCAACAAGAACCCTAGTAAAAGGTTCATCAAATGCAGGAATGGGTATCAATGGAGCAGGCTTGATAGAAGGCTGTGCCTTGCCAATAATCTGACATGTTTGACATGTCTTACAGAAATGCACAACATCTTTGTGCATCTTAGGCCAATAGAAATGCCTCATAATTCTATCTTCTGTCTTCCGAAAACCGACATGACCTGCCATAGGTAACTCATGAGCCATTTTCAGAATCTCTGTGCGGAAACAGGGAGGAACTACAACCTGGTGAATTATACACCAATCTTCATCAGCTGGTCTCCGGGGAGGTCTCCACTTCCTCATCAAAATGTCATCTTTGACATAAAAGCACTCAGGAACCTTATCAGCCTCAGCCTCAGAACATGCTTTCTGTGACATGCTTTTTAATTCTGGGTCTGCCTGTTGTGCCTGTACAAGGGAGGATTTACTAAACAAACTATCATTGTTAGCAACAGAGCCTTCAACACTATCCCCattcaaatccttgaaaaagGTTTCAGCTAACCAGACATCAGTACTCTTCTCTACATCAGCAGATTCCGCATCATCCTTTTCAGCTCTACGAGTCTGAGACCTAGTAACAACAcaatccgggaaaatccctggaAAATCTTCCTGCAACAATTCAGTTTCAGCTACCTCAACCGGCTTCTCTGAAACCACTGGAGATGCAACAACTCTATCTCCAGCCAAGTCGTTACCTAACAAGAAATCAACACCTTCCATGGGTAATTCTGGAACGACACCAACAGTCACAGGACCAATAACTAGGTCACACTTTAAGTCGACCTAATGCAAAGGAACCGACATGAAATTTGGGCCAATACCTTGAATTAAGACTTCGGCATTCTCTGAACTCTCCGGAGGAATAGCCAAATGCACTGGCACCATCAGGGACTGTGCAGCCCCTGTATCCCTAAGGATTACCACATGACCTACCAGCAGCACCAGTCGAACAAGGGGATACTTCACCATCATACAAGAAGCTTCTAAAGGTTTCATCAACCTGCTTGACTTTATCAGCAAATACCAGAGAAACACTATCAACATCTCGATTGGGCTCTGATGGGACAAACTCCATCGAGGGAACACTTGTTTGCTTGACAAAACCCATGTCTTTCTTAACTTTGGTTGGCATTCTAACCAATTTCCAACATGATTCTTTAAAATGTCCCGATTTATGACAATGAGTACAAATTTTGGAACTACGACTCTCATACCTTTTGGTTGATTCTGTGCCCCCACTAGCCTGATTCTTGTTAGTGTCTTTGTCCTTGCTTGCATATTTTCCCTCACCAGGTTTATTGTGGGATTCAAATGAccctttacctttctttttccaATAATTCTTGAAAGGAGGCCTATCTCCACTACCTTTATGTGTGACCTCAAATTCATCAGCTACTATGGCTGCTTTACTGACTTCAGTAACTCTATGGTCATCTAAGTGAGATTTAATGCCAAAAGGAAGACTCTTTTTGAATTCTTCTAGGAGGACAACTTCCCTAAGGTGAACAAAGTCTTTGTCAACTTTCAGTGATCTGTACCACTTATCGAACATTATCTCTTGTTCCCTAGCAAATTCAACATACGTCTGGCCTGAGTGTCTTTGCATATTCCTAAACTTATGTCTGTACGCTTCTGGTACCAACTCATATGCATTGAGAATTGTTTCTTTCACTGTAGCGTTGTCACATGATTGCATTTCAGAGAGCGAAGAATAGACTTTTGCAGCCTTTCCAACAAAAACACTTTGGAGGAGAAGAGTCCAGTATTCCTCGGGCCAATTTAGGCTCTTTGCCACTTTTTCAAATgacacaaaatatgtatcaactcCCTCTTCATCAAACTTTGGCACAAGGCGAATATTTTTCGCCACATCAAAGCCTTGggagatttatctttaatagagTTAGTATTAGTATTTGCATGAGCTAActccatttctttcaatttcaacTGGTACTCCAATCTCATCTTCTCCATTTCAATGTTTTCTCTGATTCTTTCCTTTTCAaggttttctttgatttttttccttttccaatTCAATTTTTGCCAGTTTCATCTGAGAATCCTCTGACATATTGATTGAAGTTTCAGACTCCTCTGTAAGCTTCATGTGACTAGCTAACAAGTCAATTATCTCTGCCTTCTTTAAACCTGGGGCTAGAGATACACCCAAATGATCACAAGCTGTTATCAAATCATCTTTCTTCAGTGACTTCAAATGGTCATATGACAATTCTGTCATTGCAAGAAATTCTTCAACATCAAATGTAGCCATGGTGGAATATACAGAAATACATGCAAGTAATTAACACAGTACAGTATCTTCTACAACTTTTCAAAAATTTCcaaaatgttttcaattcaaatttgctCTTGTTTCAAATTGTCTTTCGTCTCAAGTTGGTTTTCGTTTCC carries:
- the LOC135155222 gene encoding uncharacterized protein K02A2.6-like — its product is MEGVDFLLGNDLAGDRVVASPVVSEKPVEVAETELLQEDFPGIFPDCVVTRSQTRRAEKDDAESADVEKSTDVWLAETFFKDLNGDSVEGSVANNDSLFSKSSLVQAQQADPELKSMSQKACSEAEADKVPECFYVKDDILMRKWRPPRRPADEDWCIIHQVVVPPCFRTEILKMAHELPMAGHVGFRKTEDRIMRHFYWPKMHKDVVHFCKTCQTCQIIGKAQPSIKPAPLIPIPAFDEPFTRVLVDCVGPLPRTRSGHRFLLTIMDLSTRFPEAIPLRSITAKTVVQALVQFLTRYGLPKEIQSDQGSNFMSGIF